A stretch of the Vitis riparia cultivar Riparia Gloire de Montpellier isolate 1030 unplaced genomic scaffold, EGFV_Vit.rip_1.0 scaffold345_pilon_pilon, whole genome shotgun sequence genome encodes the following:
- the LOC117909768 gene encoding copper transporter 3-like produces the protein MAEHSGFWFGADVEILFSGWPLGHGHFHFYLALLLVFMLSMVAQMYAMTPMSTPKIVPKSLINHAALHGLRTLIAYLVLLCVVTFNVGVIITVLLGHVAGYLALTLYIKYYYPVPVATPPADDAKA, from the coding sequence ATGGCGGAGCACTCAGGGTTCTGGTTTGGGGCGGATGTGGAGATCCTGTTCAGCGGATGGCCTTTAGGTCACGGCCACTTCCACTTCTACTTGGCTCTACTTCTTGTGTTCATGCTATCCATGGTAGCCCAGATGTATGCAATGACTCCCATGAGCACCCCGAAGATTGTTCCTAAGAGCCTCATCAATCACGCCGCCCTACATGGCCTCCGTACTTTGATCGCCTACTTAGTTCTCCTCTGTGTCGTTACCTTCAATGTCGGAGTCATAATCACAGTACTCCTTGGACATGTCGCCGGCTACTTAGCTCTTACATTATACATCAAGTATTACTACCCTGTCCCAGTGGCGACTCCCCCTGCTGATGATGCCAAGGCCTGA